The window ATGTTGCGCGCCGCCACTTCGTCTTCGTGCTTGCCGCCGCCGGGGCCGCTGATGCCCGCCCCGCCGCGCCGGCCCACGGCCGACGACCCGGCCCCATCCTTCAACCGGCGCACTTCCTCGCCGGTGCAAACCTCCGTGGCCTGCAATTCGCCCAGATGATAGGCATAGAAACGGCTGCTCACCCGGTCGATGACGATCACGCCGAAGTGGGCATAATGATCCAGTAGATGGGTTAGAGGTTTAACGTAGGGCCGGGCGCTCAGACGCACCCGATTGCGAAACGCCACGGGCGATTGGTAGGCCCGAAAGAACGCGCCGCCCCGGCCGCAAAACAGGGCCAGGCCGGGCTTGGTCCAATCGTAGCTATGGTCCAGGTAGCGCTCGATGGTTTGGGCCTCCTTCTCGTGCTGTGGTTGCACTTCCTTCAGGAGACCCCTGGCGGTCAACTTGATTGCCTCCACGGACTGCCGCGTGCTATCGGTGTCCAGATAGACGCTGACGACGCCTTCGCCGTTGCCCTCATACGTAACCAGCTCTTGCATGTGCTCCTGGCTAAACATAAAAACCTCCTACCTGCACTATTAGCAAAATGCCGGACAGCCAATCGGCCGCCGGTGCGGGATAGATTGCGCCTCCGGGCCGGCCCTAGGGCCGCTCGCCCAACGTCAGAGGCACTTCAATTTGCTCGCCGTCACGAATGACGGTCAGGGAAATCGTTTGGCCGACCACGGCATCGAATACGAGAAAGGCGATCAGGTCATCCGGCTCGGACATGGGCCGGCCGTCGACGGCGATAATGAAATCGCCGCCGGGCAGGGTGCCGAGGGTGTCATTGCGGCCGCTGGCCCGCAAGCCGGCCACCTCGGCCGGGCTGCCGGGTGTCGTGTCGGTGATGTAGATGCCGTTGGCCTGGGGTAAGCCTAATTCCTGTTGGGCGGCCAGATCGATGCTCGTCATACTCACGCCGATGTAGGGGTAGTGATAGACCCCCTCGGCGATGAGCGCCGGGGCCACGCGATGGACGGCGTTGACCGGGATCGAGAAGCCGACGCCGGAATTCGTGCCCGTGCTGGTGCTGATGGCGCTGTTGACGCCGATGACCTCGCCGGCCAGATTCAGCAGCGGCCCGCCGGAATTGCCGGGGTTGATGGCCGCGTCGGTCTGGATGACCTGCGGCAGCGAATAGCGCCCGCCCCCCTCGGCGATGCGGTCGGACGTCAGCGAGCGGCCCAGACCGCTGATAATGCCCAGCGACAGCGACCCCGTCTCGTCGAACGGGTTGCCGATGGCGACGGCGAACTGGCCGACCTGCACCCTGTTTGAGTCGCCCAGCGTCAGGGGCTGCACGCCGTCGGGCAGCGACTCGACGCGGATGACGGCCAGATCGCTATCGACATCGCTGCCGACGACCTCGGCCGCGCGGCGCTGGCCGTCGGCGAAGACCACCTCCAGCCCGCCCGAGCCCGTCACCACGTGGTTATTGGTCACGATATGGCCGCCGGCGTCGTAGACAAAGCCGCTGCCCGACCCGGCGGTGAAGCCCTGATCGTCGAGCACGAAGATGTGGACAACGGACGGGTTGACCCGCTCGTAGAGGGCGATCAGCGTCGCCTCCATGTCGGTGCTGACCGGCACGACGGCCACGCCGGAGCCATTGCCGGTTGTTTCCGGCAGTTGGGCCATGACCGTGGCGACGGCCTGATCGACCAACGCCTGTTGCGCGGCGGGGGCGACAGGCGTACTTTGCGGTTGGCCGAGGGAAACGGCCTGACAGGCCAGAGCGAATAACGCGAGAAGGACAAAGAACACGAGGAGGGGCGAACGGTGGAAGCGATACATTGGTAACTTTTGCGCTTGGAGACGAACGTGCATCTCGACGGATAATGCCTATTCTAATGAGGCCATTGCCCAATCGTCAAGTGACAGAGATCATAACTTAGCCGACTATCACCCATTTGCTAAGGGTTGGCGACGGGCCGGCGGCTCTATGCAAACGGCGCGACGCATCCCCGCCGGGGATACGCCGCGCCATCATAACTTGTCTACCTGCCGGCAGTGATCAATACAAGAACATCGGCTTGCCCAAAACGTGGCGCACCTTGGGCCGGTAGTTCTGCGCGTCGTACAGTTCATCGACGTCAACGCGCTTCAGGCCACTGGTGACCATGCTCATCGCCACGTGGGTATAGGAGCCGTCGCGCAGGGCCACCATACGCCCGCTGGAACCGCTGACGATGAGATCGACCGCCAGATGGGCATAGTTCGTGCCGACCATCAGGTCGAGCGCGTCCGGCGCGCCGGAGCGCATCAGATAGGCGATCTTCTGGGTGATGATGTTCTCGCCGGTCAGTTTCTTCAGCGCCTCGCCGGTGATGTCGCCGATGCCGCCCAGCTTCCGGTGGCCGTAGGCATCGGTCTCGCCGTACTCCACGACCATGCCGCCGACCATGTGGGCGCCCTCGCTGACGGTGACCATCGCATAATTGCTGGGGTTGGTCTTTTTGTCCTTCATCACCAACGCGGCCAAACGCTCCGGGTCGAACGGTACTTCGGAGATCAAGGCGCGGTCGACGCCGGCCAGGTAGGAGCTGATCAGGCTGGTCTCGCCGGAGTTGCGGCCAAACAGCTCGATGACGGCGATGCGCTCGTGGGAGCCGGCGCTGGTGCGCAACTGGTGGATGAACTGGACGCTGCGGGTGACGGCCGTACTGAAGCCGATGCAGTAGTCCGTGCCATAGACGTCGTTGTCCATCGTCTTGGGGATAGCCACCACCGGGAAGCCCTCGCGATGGAGCCGCTCGCCGTAGCTGAGCGTATCGTCGCCGCCGATGGGGATGAGGCGGTCGATTTTCAGGTGCTCCAGATTTTTGAGCACGTGGGGCGTAAAGTCGCGGGGCGTGCTATCGGCCGCTTCGGCTTCAGGGTGTTCCGGGTCTTTCAGGAAGTCGGGCACGGCGCCGGGCTTCACTTTGCTGGGGTTGGTGCGGCTGGTATGGAGGATCGTGCCGCCGGTACGGTCGATGGTGCGCACCGCGGCATTGTCCAGCGGCAGGATATATCTGTCTATGGTCGCCGGATCGTCGCGGTCAACCAGAAGCAGACCGCCCCAGCCGCGACGGATGCCTACCACTTCGTGGCCCGCGTCAACGGCGCGATTGACCACCGATTTGATACAGGGATTCAGGCCGGGCACGTCGCCGCCGCCTGTCAAAATACCGATTCTCATGATACTCAATCTCCTACATAAGATAGAACAAAATGGATTGTTACAAATGGTTCGTAGGCAGCAACTTTAGTTGCGTTCTTCGCAATTGGTTCGTAGTCAGCAACTTTAGTTGCGTTCTTCGCCACGACTCCTAGCGCTTGACGGCGCTAAAGCGCCTAACTACAAACGGCGAGTAGCCCTACCCGCGATGCCCCTCGCCATGCACAATCGGCCCCTGAGAGGCCAAGCTGCGGGCAATCGGCCGCAGATCCATCCACCACTGTTTGCGCGGCCGGCTATGGTCGTAATCCATCTGCCGCGGCGCTTCGTCCAGATTGGTGAATTTTAATTCGCCCTGCACCTGGCCGATACACACGCCGGCCGATTCCTGGCGGGCGATCTGCTCCTCCAGATAATCGACACAATTCACGGCCAGACGGGTGGCGAAGATGCGGTCGAAGGGGGACGGCGCGCCGCCCTGTTGCATGTGGCCCAGGATGGCCTGGCGCACGTCGAACAGGTCGCCGCCCTCTTCTTCGAAGAGCATCCGCATGAAGTTGGTGGTGTAGACCTCATTCGCCATCTCATTGCGGATGACGAGACCCAGCCGCTTGCCGTGCTGGAAGGCGTGGCGGAAATCCTCCACGTCCTGCACCAGATGGCGCATGGCGACGCCTTCTTCGTGCAGATAGACCCGCTCGGCCCCCGTCGCCAGCGCCCCCATCAGGGCCAGATAGCCGCAGTAGTAGCCCATCACCTCGACGATGAACGCCCGCTGCGAGGCCACGGCCGAATTCTTGATCTTGTCCACGGCCGAGATGATGCTGTTGAGCGCCGTATCGGCCCCCACGCTCAACTCGGTGCCCAGCAGGTTGTTGTTGATCGTCGCCGGCAAACAAACCATCGGGATATCGAAGGCCGGGTAATTGTTGCGTTGGCTGGACAACTCCAGGACCGATTGATAGCCCGACCAACCGCCGATCATCAGAATGCCGTCGATCTGGTGTTCCTCCAGCGTGCGGGCAATGGCGTACAGGTCGCGCCCCTTGGGTATGGTGCGGTTGGTACCCAGTTCGGAGCCGCCGCGCGTGGCCCAGCCGTTGACGTCCATCCAGTTCAGTTCGGCGATCTCGTTATTGATCAGGCCCCGGAAGGCGTTGCGGACACCCAGAATGATGTGGCCGCGGTCGATGCCGATACGGACGGCGGCGCGGGCGGCAGTGTTCATACCCGGCGCCGGGCCGCCACCGTGGAGAATCGCCAGCCGCAAGCGGCGCTGATCGGGCGCGGGCGGATGGGGCGAGGCGCGGACGAGCGTGCGCACAATGTCGAACGAGCGGCTGAACGAATTGCCGCGTAGCGCCAGCGCCTCCTCAAAGTTCTTGGCGGCCACGGCATCGGCCACAGCCCGGGTCTTTTCCAGGGCGACGTTGAGCGGCGTGCGGGTTATCTTGTTACCCTGCATACCGATGACCAGCGGCTGGCCGGCGGGGTCCATGGTGGTGATGGCTTCGACCGCCTCGGCCCCCAGCAGCGTGCTCAGATTGCGGTCGAAGGCGCTGGGCGAGCCACCGCGCTGGACGTGGCCCAGCACCGTGATGCGGGTGTCCTCGCCCAGCCTCTCTTCCAGCGCCTTTTTGACGTGCTCGCTAGTGATGGGTTTGCCGTTTTTGTCGCGCGCGCCCTCGGCCACGATGACCATGCTGTCGCGGCGGCCCATCTGGCGGCCCTTCTTCAGGGCCTCGCACATCTTCGATTCCCAATCTTCCACGTCGGGCGGCGACTCAGGGATCAGCACCCAGTCCGCGCCGGAGGCCATGGCGCTCATCAGGGCCAGATAGCCACAATGGCGGCCCATCACCTCGACGACAAAGCTGCGCTGGTGGCTGGCGGCGGTGCTGGAGATGGCGTCGGTAGCCTCGATAATCCGGTGCAGGGCCGTGTCCGCGCCGGTGGTGATGTCGCTGCCGAACATATCGTTGTCGATGGAGCCGATGATGCCGACGACGGCCAGCGATTTGCTGCGGCCGGCGCTTTTCTTGCTGACCTGGCCGGAGTCGACCAGTTCCTGCACCAGCCCTTCCCACTCGCGGCGCAACACGTCCGCGCCGCTCAGGCTGCCGTCGCCGCCGATGACCACTAGGCCCTCGATCTCGTGCAACAGTAGATTGCGCGTGGCCCGCAGCCGGCCGGCCCGCTCGCGAAACTCCTTGCAGCGCGCCGAGCCGATGATCGTGCCGCCGAGGTGGAGGATGCCGCCCACGTCGCTCCAGCGCATGGGCTTGATGCGGTCGCCGCCCTCCACCATGCCCGCATACCCCTCATAGATGGCGTAGATTTCCAGCCCGCGATTTAGCCCGGTGCGCACCACGGCCCGCAGAGCCGCATTCATACCGGGGGCGTCGCCGCCACTCGTTAATATTCCGATCCTTTTCATGGTATAAGTCCAATGTTAGCCGCCGGATGAGTGGCGGCCGGTCGCGGCGTGTTGTGCCCAGGCCGATTTGTTTTCGGTCAAGTTCATTACACAGCAGACCGCGTTTTGACTCTCAAGATTATTGGGCTATCAGCGTTCAGTGGTGTGGAAATTGCGACTCAATACTACAAGGATCGACGCGGGAGGCAACCTATTTACACAGATTTAACAAGGGCAAGAACGTAACTTTTCCAGTCCGTGTCGATGGGTTCCCGCCCGGCGACGGTGGGCGGCCAACCGACGTAGACCCAGGCGATCACGTCACGGCCGCCGGCGGTAACGATCACGCGCCGCTCGCGCCGGAAGAGCGGCCGGCCCCACGATGCCTGGCCGATGCCCTCCACGCGATCCAGCAGGGCCATGATCCCGTCGTAGCGTTCCGGTCGCAGCGTGATGAGCAATCCACGGGCCTCCCCATCCGGCGCGTCGATCAGCATGGGGAAGTAGCCCAGATCATACAGCCGCGCCCGCGGCAGGCGCGCCGTTTGCACGGCCGCCACCGCCCCACGCAGCAGCGGGTGATACCGCTCGCCCGGCAACAGCGTACCATAGATGAAGATGGGCAGTTGAACACCTGGCATACGGCGGTAGTCATCTCCCGGTCATTCGGCTAAAATCCGGTCAGAGCGTCCTCGTAGCTCAAAGGACAGAGCAATCGCCTCCTAAGCGATAGATCACGGTTCGACTCCGTGCGGGGACAAGATAATTAGGAATTACGAATTAGGAATTAGGAATTAAGAGCGCTCTTTATTCGTAATTCGTAATTCCTAATTCGTAATTTATAACGTGCTTTCCGGGTCGATGTCCACCACCCAGGGCCGGGGGATGGGCAGATCATCCAGCAGGCGATGGGGGTCGGGGGTGTGGACGACGATGTGCCAGCGGTAGCGGCCGTCGAGCCGGGTGAAGAAGGCCGGCGTCGGCCCCAGCACGTCGGTGGCGGCCAGCGACCGCTCGCGCACGGCCAGATTCAGCACGCGGGCCATGTCGCGGGCCATTTCCTCAGCCCGGTCGTTCACCGGATCGCTCACCAGCAGGCGCACGATACGCCGAAACGGCGGCAGCGCGCGCTGGGTGCGAAAGCGCATCTCGTCCAGATAGAACGCGGCGTAATCGTGCTCGGCCGCGGCCCGCACGGCGTAATGCTCCGGGTTGTAGGTCTGGATGATGACCCGCCCGCCCAGCAAGCCGCGCCCGGCCCGCCCCGCCACCTGGGCCAGCACCTGGAAGACGCGCTCGCCGGTGTTGTAGTCGGGCAAGCCCAGGGCGATGTCGGCCGAAATGACCCCGACCAGCGTCACAAACGGCAAGTCCAGCCCCTTGGCGATCATCTGCGTGCCCACCAGGATGTCGGACTCGCGATTGATGAACCCGGCCAGTAGCGCCTCGTGCGACCCCTCCTCGCCGGTGGTGTCGCGATCCCAGCGCACCAGCCGCGCCTCCGGCCAGCGCTCGCGCACCAACTCCTGTAGCCGCTCGGTGCCCAGCCCAAAGTAGCGGATGCGATCCGAGCCGCAATTAGGACAGACGTGGGGGTGAGGCTCACGCCGGGCGCACTGGTGGCAAACCAGCATCATTCGCGGCTGGTGGTAGGTCAGAGGGATGCCGCAGCGCGGGCAGTTCATCACGTGGCCGCAGTCGCGGCAATTGACGAAGGTCGCCGTGCCGCGCCGGTTCAGGAAGAGGATCGCTTGCTCGCCGCGGGCCAGTGTCTCGCTGACGGCCAACTCCAGCGCCCGGCTAAAGACGGAGCGGTTTCCCGCCCGCAACTCCTGGCGCATGTCGGTCACCTGAATGGGCGGCAGGGGGATGGTCAGGGCCTCGTCCAGGCGCATGATGTCGCCGCCGTCGCCGTCGCCGCCATCCGTCAACGGCTGGTAGCGACTGAGCACGTTGAGCCGCCCGGCCTGATCCTCGATACGCCGCCGGTGGCCCATGATGCGCTTGGGTAGTTCCAGCAACTGGTAGCGGCCGGAGCGCGCCCGGTGGTAGGTCACCACGTCGGGCGTGGCGCTGCCCAGGATGACCGCCGCGCCGGTGAAGGCTCCCAGGGCGATGGCCGCCTCGCGGGCGTGGTAGTAGGGCGGCGGCACGGGCGGCGTCTGCTTATAGCTGCTGTCGTGCTCTTCGTCCAGCACGATGACGCCCAGATTGGGCAGCGGCGCGAACAGGGCACTGCGCGGCCCGATAGCGATATCGAACAGTCCGGCGCGGGCGCGCCGCCAGGTGTCGTACCGTTCGCCGTCGCTGAGGGCGCTATGGAGCACGGCCACGCGGCCGGGAAAACGGGCGGCAAAGCGGCGCACCGTCTGCGGCGTCAGGGCGATCTCCGGCACGAGCATAATCGCCCGTTGGCCGCGGGCCAGGGCGTAGTCGATGGCCCGCATGTAGATTTCGGTCTTGCCGCTGCCGGTGACGCCGTGGAGCAGGAATGGGGTTGCGGCATCTAGCGGATCGACTTCATCGCCAGTGGTCGTGTCCGGCTCGTCGTCGTCGTCGAACGGCTCATCATCTTCGTCGTCGGCCTCGTCCTGGATCATGGCGACCTTGATGCGGCCCCAGACGCGGGCCTGATCGAGGGTCAACTCCGGCGGGTCGGCCGGGGCGAAGTCGCGGTCGGCCAGCGAGTCGCGCCAGACGTGTTCGTCGCCCAGCCGCACCAAATCCAGCGCGACCAGCTTACGCAGATGGTACAGCGTCGCCCCCGTAGTGGCATACACGTCGCTGAGAGCAACGGCCCGCGCTTCGTCGGCCAGATAATCGAGGATGCGGCCATATACCTCGGCCCGCCCCAGGCGCAGGATGTGACCCGTGACCCGCCGCGCCGGCACGGCCAGGCTGACCGTCGCCGGCTGGGCCTCGACGCGCACCAGCCCGGCGGCCAGCCAGCCCGGCAACAGTTCCGGTCGGGGCAGCGCGTCCGGAGCCAGCGGCAACCGCGGCCGGACGGCCAGCAGTTCCGGCGGGGCCTTGGCCCGCGAGATGGGCACGACGACTTCGGCCGCCGGGCTACGGGTGATCAGCCCCGCGGCGGCCAACGCGTCCAGGTGTTTGATCGTAGCTCCGGTGGCGTCCAGCACGTCGGCCTCGGCCGGTAGTGGGTCGGCCGCGTCGGCCAGGTAGGCCAGCACGGCCGCCGCCTTGGTGGCGCGGCCCAACCGGGGCGCGGCGGCGCGGATGCGGGCCGGCCCGGCGATCAGTTCGACGGTGCGCACCTGCTTCGGCCGCACCCGCGGCGGATCGAGCACCGAGGCGCGGCGCAGAATACCCCGGTTAGTCAGTTGGGTGGCCGCGGCCGTCCATTTCTTGTCCTTCAGGTGGCGAGCGATCTGGCGACCGCGTTGATCGCCCCGTTCGAGCAGCAAATCGACCAGACGCTGCTGTAGCTCGGTCAGCTTGCCCTCGCCGTCCCAGCGGGGATTGATATCGTAGATGCTATCGGCCCAGCGCGTCAGGCCGGGCGGCAGCAGCAGGCGGAAGCAGGCGTTGAGCGGGGCCATGTAGCGGCGGCTGAGCCAGCGGGCCAGCTCGATCTGCCACGGCCACAGCACCGGCTCGGGGTCGATGAGCGAGATGACCGGCTTGGTCTCTTCGACCGGGGCGCTGTCGGCGAAACCGACGATGATGCCCTGGGCCAGGCGGCGGCCGAACTCCACTTCGACCAGGTGGCCGATGGCTAACGCCGGTCGTAAGTCGGCCGGGATGTGGTAGTGATAGGCGTCGGAGAGGGGCGTCTCCACGTTGACGACGACTTCGGCAAAGCGGCCGGTTTCCATGATCTGAATTGTACCTCAGCCGTCAAATTAGACCATGTGTTCTATTATTGGTGAGATGCGCCTTGTGGACAAAAAAACAGGCAACCGCTCCTGTAGCGGTTGCCTGTATCACACGAGCCGCGAAACAATGAATAGCCGCGCGCTCTTACCTGGGTGATGGCAGCGTGGCAATATCCACGCCGGTGCGCACGTATTGGGCAAAGACCCAGCCCGTCGTCCCGCCGATGAGGTTGACCCCCACCCACTGGCGGTCGCCACTGACGAAGCCGGTCATGGGAACCGTGGCGCATGGCTCCAGTTGCGTCAGCGCCGGGAACTGCGTGCCAGGGCCTTGGCGCACGTTGAGACGTACAGAGGCGGTGACCTGCGCCTGCAATCCGGTGGGGGCGACGTTGCAATTACCAGGGTTGGCCGGTAGCGTGACCGCACCGCCGAGCGGGATGAGATCGACCTGTAAGAAGGCCGGGCCGTAGCTGTCGTAGAACTCCACGACGACGTTGGCCGTGTTGCCGCTGGCGACGATTTCGGCCGAGGCAGTGGTCTGCTGGTCAAGCCAGTTATCGATTACCAGATTGCCGTTGATCCAGATACGCGACCCGTCGTCGCTGGTCAGGGTAACCCGATAGCGACCGGGTTGCACGGCCACCGCCCGCGTCCAGCGCGCCGACCAGAAATCGGCATTGACGCCGGGGCCGGGTGAGCCTTCGCCCCAGTTCTGGTTCAGATAGCGGTCATCGCGCACGAGAACCGGCGCGCCGGCCAGGTTGGGCGTGTTGAAATAGACGCCCTGCCAGTTGGGGAATTGCGGGCCAGCGTTGCCGGCGCCGATGAGGTCCCAGGTGAAGATGGCCGTCGCCATCCCGCCGTCCTCAAAGTGCTCCACGCGGAAGTCGTGGTTGCCGGCCGACATGAAGCGATCGACCGAGACGGTGTGCTCCTGGCTGGGCGTCCAACTGTCGATGACCAGTTGACCGTCGATCCAGACGCGCATCCCGTCGTCCATTGTCGCCTGGAAGCGATAGTTGCCCGCGTCGAAGGCGACGGAGCGAGTCCAGCGGACGGAGAAGTTGTCGTCGCCGACGCGGGGGTCGGGCGCGCCGCCCCACCAGCGGAAATTGATACTGTTATCCCAGCGGGTGACGACGGGCGAGCCATTGAGGTTCTGGTTGTTGAAGAATTGGCCCAGCCATTGGGCATCCTGGGCCGCGGCCGGGCGGCTGCCCAAGAGTAACAAGGCCATCGCCGACGCGAATAAGGCCGCCAACCAGGCGGAACGACGAGATAAGAGAGACATGGCTTGGGTGCTCCTTTATTGCGCAGCTGGTTGATTAAGGTGACGGAAAGGCCGCGCGATGTTGACGACTTTATTGTACAATAGACGCAGAGTTGATGTCAACGTGGCGTAGGTCATTTTACTCATTTCAGGCGCCCCAAAATAGATGTTTGATCGATTGGACACACGTTTAAGGATAGATTATGGAGTTATTGACATTTATTAATGATCATGGTTTGCCTGTTGTGGGTCTACGGCGTGGCGACGAAATTATCGACCTGTCCCCTTGTGTCTCCGACCTGCTTAGCCTGATTGACGGCGGCTCGGCCGCGCTGGAACAGGTGCGCGCCTATGCCGAAGGGGCGACGACGACCCTGCCGCTGGCCGGCGTCCGCTTGCTGGCCCCTATCCCAGTCCCCCGCCGCAACGTCATGTGCGTGGGCAAAAATTATGCCGCCCATACCCGCGAATCCTACGAGGCGCGCGGCGAAGCGGTGGAAGCCATCGACTACCCGGTCATCTTCACCAAGACGACGACCTGCGTCAACGGCCCCTATGACGATATTCCCTACGATGCCGCCGTGTCGGAGCAGATCGACTACGAGGCCGAGCTGGCGGTCATCATCGGCCGCCGCGTCAAGAACGCCACGCGCGACGAGGCGATGGCCGCCGTCTTCGGCTACACCGTGCTCAACGACGTGACCGCCCGCGACCTGCAAACATTGCACAAGCAGTTCTTCAAGGGCAAGAGCCTGGACGGCAGTTGCCCGATGGGGCCGTGGATCGTCACCGCCGACGCCGTCCCCGATCCCTACGCCCTGCGCATCACCTGCCGCGTCAACGGCCAATTGCGCCAGGACAGCGCGGCCGAGACGATGACCTTCGACATCCCGACGATCATCGGCCATCTGTCGCGCGGCATGACCCTGCTGCCGGGCGACATCATCGCCACCGGCACGCCCAGCGGTGTCGGTTTTGCCATGAAGCCGCCCGTCTTCCTGCGGCCGGGCGATGTGGTGGAGTGTGCCATTGAGGGGATTGGGGTGATTCGTAATCGGGTGGCGGGTGGCGAGTAGCGAGTAGCGAGTAGCGAGTAGCGGGTAGCGGGTCGTGCGCCACCCGCCACCCGCCACCCGCCACCCGCCACCCGCCACCCGCCACCCGCCACCCGCCACCCGCCACCCGCCACCCGCCACCCGCCACACCCGCATTGACATAGTACCCAGCCCTGATATAATTGGGAGTTGGCTGAGTGGGTTAGGGTAGGACGGCTGGAGAGAGTGTCGAAACGCCAGGATGCGACTTGTACGTGAATCTGGGGGTTTCTCAATTGCACCTCAAATGAGCTTCGTGCCCAGGGCATAGCCGGCCGCCCGGCACTGGTGGCGTGGACATTGCCCGCCAAATCCGGTGACGATAGCGACGCAAACTTGGCCGCTTATCGCGTTGTGGCGTGATAAATGGGTCGAGTTTTTTATTGAGGGTCTAGCTCATCTAAACCCACTAAATATCAACCGTTGTCAGGACGAACGTATGTCTGAAGAATCGATGAACTCCCTGGAAGATCTGCTGGACCAGCACGACTACGAATTGCCCGAACTGGGCGACATTCGTATGGGCGTGATCGTCGCCAATACGCCGCAAGGCATGATCATCGATCTGGGCTTGAAGCGGGACGGCATCGTGCCCCAATCCGATCTGGCTAAGCTGGAACCGGAAGAGCGCGAGGCGCTCAAGATCAACGACGAAGTGCCGGTCTACATTGCCCAGACCGATGACCCCGAGACGCTGGTCGTCTCGATCCACCTGGCCCGTCTGAACCAGGATTGGATCGAGGCCGAGGCCCTGCTCACCAGCGGCCAGATCTTCGAGGGCGAGGTGATCGGCTATAACAAGGGCGGCGTCATCGTGCCCTACGGCCGAATCCGCGGCTTCGTTCCCATCTCCCACCTCAGCGACGTGACGCCCGGCATGGGCGAGCGCCGCCGCCAGCAACGCCTGGCCCGTCTGCGTGGCGAATCGATCGGTGTCAAGATCATCGAGGTCGACCGCCACCGCCACCGGCTGGTCATGTCGCAGCGCGAGGCGCAAAAGGAGTGGGAGGAGAAGAAGCGCGGCGAACTGATGGAGACGTTGCAGCCGGGCGAAATCCGCACCGGCCGCATCAGCGGCATGCGCGAGTTCGGCGCGTTCGTCGACCTGGGCGGGGCTGATGGCCTCGTCCACATCTCCGAGTTGTCCTGGCATCGCATCGACCACCCGCGCGAGGTGGTCAAGCTGGGCGACGAGATCGAGGTCTACGTCCTCGGCGTCGATCAGGATTCGGGCCGCATCAGCCTGAGCCGCAAGAAGTTGCTGCCCAATCCGTGGGACACGGTAACCCAACGCTACACCCAGAATGAATTGATCGAGGGCAAGGTCACCCGCATCCTCGATTACGGCGCGTTTGCCGAGATCGAGCCAGGCGTCGAGGGCTTGCTGCATATTTCGCAGCTTTCGCGCAACGCCGTCGAAGACCCGCGCGCGGTCGTCAAGGAAGGCGAGGTGCATTTGCTGCGCATCGTCAGCATCGACCAGAAGCGCCAGCGGATCGGGCTGAGCCTGAAGGCCGTGACGACCACCGAGCAGATCGAGTGGATGGCCCAAAAGGAACTGGCCGACGCCCTGCGGCGCGAAGAAGAAGAAGCGGCCGAAGCCGCCCGTGTGCCCACCCACCACGCCGCACCCGCTCCGGCTGCTGAACCGGCTCCGGCCGATGAGTCGGTGGCCGAAGCCCAGGCCGCGGCGGCAATGCCCGTTGTTGAGGAAGCGCCGGCTATGGCCGAGGCTGCCCCGCCGGCCGTCGAAGACACAGCCGTAGCCGAGGAACCGGCGTTGAGCCAGGCGGCGGTGGAAGCTGCCCCCGAAACAGACAATGACACGGCCGAAGAAGCGGCGGAATTGGCCGCCGGCGATATCGCCTTTGTCGAACCGGTCGAGACGGTCGAGACCGTGGTCGAAGCGGATGACGCCGCCGATGCCGTCGCAGAGACGGCCG is drawn from Candidatus Promineifilum breve and contains these coding sequences:
- a CDS encoding 30S ribosomal protein S1 produces the protein MSEESMNSLEDLLDQHDYELPELGDIRMGVIVANTPQGMIIDLGLKRDGIVPQSDLAKLEPEEREALKINDEVPVYIAQTDDPETLVVSIHLARLNQDWIEAEALLTSGQIFEGEVIGYNKGGVIVPYGRIRGFVPISHLSDVTPGMGERRRQQRLARLRGESIGVKIIEVDRHRHRLVMSQREAQKEWEEKKRGELMETLQPGEIRTGRISGMREFGAFVDLGGADGLVHISELSWHRIDHPREVVKLGDEIEVYVLGVDQDSGRISLSRKKLLPNPWDTVTQRYTQNELIEGKVTRILDYGAFAEIEPGVEGLLHISQLSRNAVEDPRAVVKEGEVHLLRIVSIDQKRQRIGLSLKAVTTTEQIEWMAQKELADALRREEEEAAEAARVPTHHAAPAPAAEPAPADESVAEAQAAAAMPVVEEAPAMAEAAPPAVEDTAVAEEPALSQAAVEAAPETDNDTAEEAAELAAGDIAFVEPVETVETVVEADDAADAVAETAEAAVDAGHEVVADTAELVDDGADAVTDTVENAADAVEETAEAVVDEGREAVADAADFVDDGADAAADTVDDAADAVEETAEAAVDAGREAVADAADLVEDGVDAVADSAESLTETVQDAAAAAVDAVKNVFGSVVDRIEAALTDDDNNPAEIAEESQE